From Bacteriovorax sp. BAL6_X, the proteins below share one genomic window:
- the yaaA gene encoding peroxide stress protein YaaA: MDIVISPAKKLNFDHSEISVAQGVNLEKPAFMKEATQLATKMANFESADLSKMMKLSKALADLNVDRFNNFKKTADFGAAIFSFAGDTYQGLNASELKKSELNYAQKHLKILSGLYGVLSPFDELRAYRLEMGTRINGEGLTNLYNFWGEKIVEKINADAKANKSKYLVNLASEEYFKSVKKDKLVPELVNVRFLDFKNGQYKVISFNAKRARGMMARFIIENKIKDIEDLKTFNTAGYKYADFDKANNELIFKRKES, from the coding sequence ATGGATATCGTTATTTCTCCAGCGAAGAAACTTAATTTTGATCACTCAGAAATTAGTGTTGCTCAAGGTGTTAATCTTGAGAAACCTGCTTTTATGAAAGAGGCCACGCAGCTTGCAACAAAGATGGCTAATTTTGAAAGTGCTGATCTTTCAAAAATGATGAAATTATCTAAGGCCCTTGCTGACCTAAATGTTGATCGTTTTAATAATTTTAAGAAAACTGCTGACTTCGGTGCTGCAATCTTTAGCTTTGCAGGAGATACTTACCAAGGTTTAAATGCAAGTGAACTTAAAAAGAGTGAGCTTAACTATGCTCAAAAACACCTCAAAATCTTATCTGGACTTTATGGTGTGCTTTCACCTTTTGATGAACTACGTGCATACCGCTTAGAGATGGGGACGCGAATTAATGGAGAAGGGCTAACTAATCTTTATAATTTTTGGGGCGAAAAGATTGTTGAGAAAATCAATGCTGACGCTAAGGCAAATAAATCAAAATATCTAGTCAACCTTGCTTCTGAAGAATATTTCAAGAGTGTAAAAAAAGACAAGCTTGTCCCTGAGCTTGTTAACGTACGCTTCTTAGATTTTAAGAATGGCCAATATAAAGTGATCTCCTTTAATGCTAAAAGGGCGCGCGGAATGATGGCACGCTTTATCATCGAAAATAAGATAAAGGATATTGAAGACTTAAAAACATTTAATACAGCTGGTTATAAGTATGCTGATTTCGATAAAGCAAATAATGAATTAATTTTCAAAAGAAAAGAGTCATAA
- a CDS encoding class I SAM-dependent methyltransferase — protein MLYLDKLILKYVFTKSIYSIERTGHLLDFNMNETSLKTKIDIVIEDTIGKDFQLESLNQALRNYLQELSCHELSFQLHNSSESLSGVYLTWKDDELCLFDPHRQALLKLDWAGELQTHLKRNYAVTKEPLFRALKLKGGDIEHNKVIDATLGTGKDACLLLSFGCQLECFERNPYVFGLALWAYQKALSSEDHKIRLIFNNYMKINFGQATIAQAPVGFERCFYDPMYEMTKSKAKSALSRKEMEVFKDLVGKDVDQDQYLWSLCAKFSLVCLKRPIKASEAKIPADCKHQKVVYTGKSTRYERYFLP, from the coding sequence GTGTTATATCTAGATAAATTAATTCTAAAGTATGTATTTACGAAAAGTATATATAGCATAGAAAGAACAGGCCATCTACTTGATTTTAATATGAATGAGACTTCGCTAAAGACTAAAATTGATATTGTAATAGAAGACACAATCGGAAAAGATTTTCAATTAGAATCTCTGAATCAAGCGCTGCGTAATTATTTACAAGAACTCTCTTGTCATGAGTTATCGTTTCAACTACATAATTCGAGCGAATCGCTAAGTGGTGTTTATTTAACCTGGAAAGATGACGAACTATGTCTCTTTGACCCACACAGACAAGCATTGCTTAAGCTCGATTGGGCCGGGGAATTACAAACTCATTTGAAGAGAAATTATGCTGTCACAAAAGAGCCACTTTTTCGCGCCCTGAAGCTTAAGGGGGGCGATATTGAACATAATAAAGTTATTGATGCGACTCTAGGCACAGGTAAGGATGCTTGCTTGCTTTTAAGTTTTGGCTGTCAGTTAGAGTGTTTTGAAAGAAATCCTTATGTTTTTGGGCTTGCTCTTTGGGCCTATCAAAAGGCCTTAAGTAGTGAAGATCATAAGATTAGGCTCATTTTCAATAACTATATGAAGATTAATTTTGGACAGGCCACTATTGCACAGGCCCCTGTTGGTTTTGAACGTTGTTTCTATGACCCAATGTATGAAATGACAAAGTCAAAGGCCAAGAGTGCACTAAGTCGAAAAGAGATGGAGGTCTTTAAGGATTTAGTAGGCAAAGACGTCGATCAGGATCAATATTTATGGTCGTTATGTGCCAAATTTTCTTTAGTTTGCTTAAAGAGACCAATCAAGGCAAGTGAGGCTAAGATACCTGCAGATTGTAAGCATCAAAAGGTTGTCTATACAGGTAAATCAACTCGCTATGAGCGCTACTTTCTCCCTTAA